taatatttctgcttaaaaaaaggACTAAAATGATTATCAGATGAtgaaaatagctgctgattttctgtcgatcaaccaattgttgcagctctacacttATTACTAAAATATACCTGACAGCTACTAGTTAGTTAAATTTAGCATCACCTCGACTAGcgacaacattaaaatgctgcttgatgcatcaataataataatccaataatgtAATATACAACCGAGAAAGGGGCCATTCTGCTGCCTAATGAGAACTTAAAGCTAATTTTGCTTATAGTACTTCTACGTAAGtcaaattttgaatgcaggacttttacttgtaatggagtattttttacattgagGTGTTTAATTGTAATTTTCAAGCAGAAATATCAAACACTCCCTAGTTGCAGCATCACATATGTGAAGATTAGCTGCTTTTTTTTGGTCTCATGAGATAAtaaactactactactttaaGTTTTAGACTGTTGACCGAACAAAAAGCAATTTTAATTTCTAACATTTTGAAGACGAGATATAAATTTATAATCAGAACATTAATCTATAATAAAAAAGAATCCTTACTTGCAGCCTTAACTACTTTTACTTATAAGGTCTTAAAACTTCTTAAACTtttaaagaactttttttttttcattaacaaaGAAGCTAAAATTCTCAATTGGTGTCAAAAGTGAACAAATCttcaaacaaaatcatcagcacAAGAACTTTGCAGGAATAAAACAGCCTAAAATTGgcaaaataatgatttaaatgagGAAGTGTCAGATCAGACTACATTTTCCATGTCAGAGAGTTTTTGATACTCTGTTTGGTGAGTTccaaaaaagtattttggtTCAATATGCAGCCCTGATCAAAGATATTGATCCTCTCTTCTCAAGGTCCTGGCTGACaacgtctcctcctcctccatcgcCACAGTCCTCTGCCATGTCTCTTTTTTGGTCATTTATCTGCTGCCCTCTGTCCACTCAGCTgatctcctccctccctctctctttccctcccctcctcctctgctaTATAACATTAATCTGATCATCAGGCCTGTGGATTACATCCGGGATTACAGATTGAGAGGCATCCCGTTCCAGCTCTCTCCGTCTCCCCTGgcactcctcctctctctgtcactctgtgtCGCCACAACACTCATCCACCCctcctcatctgtctgtctgcctccctCTGTCACGCACACAAACGCTCTGATATCTCACACTTTTCCTTTTCCCTCGTGTCACCTGATCTCACGTACCACCTCTCCAccctcactccccccccccaccacctccacctcctcctcctcttcctcctcctcctcctcctcctcctcctcgtcttcccTCCTCCTTATCGGTCTGCATCTTTTTGGCCACGTCCTCTCCTGTCACTGCTCCTTCCCCTCTGTCTCCCCTACCATCTCccccagtctctctctctctctctctctctctctcccccctcttcgctgtgtttctctgacactCCATCTCTCCTTCAATCTCCTCGTCTTCCCTGCAtcactctcctctccctccttctctgaCATTCTCCCCCCTCCACGCTGTCTGTTCCATTCCCCCAGCATGATAATCACTGGAACAATGATGTTGAATCAGAGTTATCAAGGATGATAAATCTGCTGTAGAGGAAGAAGCAGGTTCATCATCCTCACAGAGTCACAGCAAAACAAGCACATGCACACTGGGTCACGAAAACACGAAATGTACGTCAaattagggctgggcgatatagacaaaatcaaatatcactataacacaataacacaatatttTTAACCAAATACCTTGATATCGATATTGCGACAGTATTGTAGGGactggtgctttcacaaaatactTACAcgatgagatttttgataaataatcattattaatgtgaatataatgactaagtgggtaaaaacaaataataaaacagctagaacagtctgataagttcagaaaattgcatcactttactgtaatgcagcctttaaaaccggGATAACATTTATGACATATCACCATATCGAGtgtcatatcatgatattgatataatatcaatatattgcccagccctacgTAAAATGCACTGTTTATGTAATGATGAAGCTATGTGATGCAGTAATTAATTATTACACATGTCAATAAAGTCATTAGGAGCATTttgaggggggtggggggaaaCAGCCATGGCTCAGGTCTGCCTGCTCCCATGGCGATGTAAACCATTATCTCAACACTTCACAATTAACAGTCAAAAGGATGAGGAACTGACCTTTGTTGCCAGTGGCAACCGAAGTCAAGcaaaggaagaggaaggagagaaaattcATTCTGTCCATCTGAGGGAGGAAAGGGAAGGAAAGGTAGAGGGGGCAACAGGgtggggtgaggaggaggaatacagtacatgcatcAACAACTGATCAGCACTGGAAGAGACAGGTACAgtaagaagacagagagagagagagagagatcaggcCTTTCAGATGCACAGAGGTTTTTATAGCTGCATTTGTgcgaaaaaaaaaattaagcatCATGTATGTAACCTTTGATCTCAGGTGGTGTAAGCCCCCTCCCCACACATAATGAACTAAATTTGAAGATGCATATTAAATCCATAATTCGTGTTCCTCCATAATGCTGTATTCTGGCTTTCCTCAAAATCAGACTGACACGCTTGCAACTGGAGATCCTAGAATAGTCTATGAAGCATGCACATACCTGGtcgtgtgtatctgtgtgtgtgtgtgtgtgtgtgtgtgtcactagaatatgttttgcatgtggctgtgtgggtgttttaaTTGTGGTTTGTTGGAGGGgggtgaaaaaaaatgcagctgctgTCTTGTGGCAGTAGCCACAACTGAAAAATGAGTCCTTGGGGGGGGTTTTCATCTCTCATTGACATAACAAGCctccacattttttttctattgctGCAGTCCTTGATGGGCTACAGGACAACATATAGAAgattaaatcaaaatgtaaagGGAAAAGAAATACAGGCTATAACATGAGACTCCATCTGCTCACAGGTTGTTaaagctgttacacacacacacacacatccaggaTCAGAAACATGCTATGCgacaataatcagcagatttaCATTACAGGCTGGTATTGACACACATTTACCAGCTTGGGCTCCATGACTTGCCTGTAAGCTATATTCCGACCTTTAGAgtcaggagaggaggagggaaaatgTCGCAGATATGAAGGTTAAGGAGCAGAAAACCGTGCCGATTTGACATTACCGTGGCGAGTGCGGTGATGCTCCTGGTTTTGGTACCCAGCCTCTACGCTCGCAGCATCCGCCTCTCACGCCCCTGCCGCTCGGCTCGGCAATCCCTCCCGCAAAAGctgaaaccaaaccaaacctcCAGGTATGAGAGGgggatagagagagatagagagagagagagagagatagatagagagagagggagagagagagagagagagaggaggtgggggtggaggaCACACACCGCCGATGCTCTTTTTAAACAGCAGCTCAAGCAAATGACAGGGGTGTCTTTCGGGGCCTGATGTTAAGAGTCGGTGGTGAGATGCGAGGAAAGATGAGGAGAGCGATGCCCTTGTTTTCTCGGTTGtacggagcagaggagaggagaaaatcgGTGGGAATATTACGCTTGCGTCCCCTCCCTCTCGGCGTTTCTTAACCCGCCCACACTGcgtccttctccctctctccctctctctctctctctctccggcCCCCACCAGCTCTGTACCAGACTGCTGCTCTGGCTGTTTTTTGCTATTGAACGCACATTGAGAGTGACTCAGACCCCAACACAGCAATTCATCTCGTCACGTTAGTTTTCAACCCTGGACCTACTTCACGACTGACAGACTtgtcgccccccccccccccccccccccttttttcaACACCCTGTATTAATTAATTTCCTCATTTCTCACAGCTCAAGCTTCCCCAAAACCAGACTGCAAAATGACGTCATATCACCCTTTTTTTTGCCCCAGTGCTCCTGTCAGACGTGTGAATGCAATGGGACACCCTCACAACACATAAATCACAAGagtccttgttttttttcttgaaatgcagcattttaatgaacattataaaattgtatttaaaatcacccccactccctccctccctccctcccatcacctcctccatcccaagttttcttttcctttgtaCATTTGGTAGGAATAAGGCAAAAAGTAGTTTTCTTGAAATATCAATTCACATCAATTAATAATCACCATGTCATGTATAAATATTACTAAAATCTGGGGGTTGTTGCTACAGTGAGGTTCGTTCTCTCCGTgttcgtgtatgtgtgtgttagcagtTGAAAGGAcggccacagcagcagcagcagcagagccgGGGCCTTCCTCCAGCATGCCATTTATCAGACAATCCAGCcccaaaatcaaaaaataaaagataaaataaaaacagagaggcCTCCCCACTGTGGACTGGGACGCATCTacttcacacatttttttttaatcactgccTGATGTTAAGAAATGGAAGAACAGGTcaaaggagattttttttgttttgcttccaGTTCAAAATGAGACAATCGCTCAATTTAAAAGCCTCTTTATGGAGATCAGAGAGAGCAGGATGAACCATGATGATAAACTCTAGTGGCTGTGTGTTTGGGCAGTGTGCAAGGTGAGGGAGATCCCTCCACCTCTTCCCTACTTTGGAAATTACTCACTTACACATCTGTGCATTTCAGTGTTGATAGCCggggacagacagagaggtggTGAAGACTgaacagagggagaggaggatatACATCATGGCGagaaaaaacccaaaacatcaaatgaggACAAGAAGAGGCAGAGAACAAATGCAAATCCTTTCATGAAATCTTATCCAAAGctacaaaaatgttctttttcatAAAAGCTGTTAAAACTCTATAaaatcaagtctttttttttcttcttcttcacaaatcaaattaaaaccaaaacaaatgtactgtaaaaacattcattaataCAAGGCCATTTTGAGTTGGGTGTTagtgtacagtgtgtgattTACAGTGCTTGTATAACCACTGGCAGCCATTTTCAAGAAACAACCCCcctgatgatgattattattattatcagtcgGAGCAGCAGTCTCTGTTCTGCAGAAAGCGGTATGCGTGTCGTATTATTACATTAGAAAGCGCCACATACGCTGACGCTGTGCTTAACCCTCCTGTGAaggttgttgctgctgctaaaTTGCGGGTGCTAGAtgtgagacagagaaaataaacaaaactaaaaaaaaaaaaaaaaaaacaatattggaGCCAATGACTCTGAACCCGTGACTGATGAGTGCAATTCTGTGTCGACAGCATGTAAGTCTCTCAAGTTCTACAAGTCTCacgtctttaaaaaaaaaaaaaaaaaagaaaaaaaagaaaactaacaaacagGAAATCGCCCCTGATTGGCTCACAATTACCCCATGTGGCACGATGGTCATTTCCTGTAAACATTTCTCCaaatgtttataaaaacacCCTTaccatttaaaacacaaaaatatatagagatttatttttacatggaCATATATATTACTAAAGGCCTTAAAATATTTTCCGTTCTGCTCCTTGAAAGTCAGAGTTCCCTTCAGTGGATATTTAGCCTTAGACAGACCTGgaaggaaacagagagacaacatTTGTCTTAATAAACAGCATTATTAGCACTAGCCTAGGGTAACCAGGGtagcaaagtaaaaaaaaaatggataaaacaTGTCATCTGCACTTGCTTACCACGCCAAGTCTTAGTACCAAGTTCTAATCCTGCTTTTTCGGACTCCGTTCTCTTGGAGGCACCAGCGCCTTACGGAGGTATGGCATGATTAAAAAGGCTACGAGGAAGAATAGGTGACCGCAGAAATAGACGGACGAGTAGACCtggaaaacaaaagtgaaacaaCAATCATATTAAAATTACAATCGTCATTTACACGTGTCTTTCCCAAGGTTCTGCATTTTCTTGGAGCATTCCTCACCTGTCCACCATCTCCTTCCTTTGTCAATCACCTGACTCTGCTCTTCTCTACATATCCGTCCCTCAGAGTAGTTCACCTGACGCAGTTCCACCAAGTTCTGTTTCTGCAAACCTGTCTGTTatctttttttccatgtttaaGGAGGTTTAAGGCTGCTTTAGGGCTAATTTATGTGAAAAAATGCAGTCTCTCCCAATTAATTTAAACAAGTCCATCGACCCAGTGGTGGTGCCAATGCAGacagctctggaaaaaaaacccccaaaggGTCGGacaaaaaaagaagttgaacctggctcaacttttgctggaATGAAATGTGACGTTATCTGGCAAAATGCTATGTCCACCAATCCAATTTGAAATGTGAACGCcatatttctgctgtttaccaGGTGGATCGGTCTTCCTGGGACTTACTTCACAAAAGTGACTGGCAACCATTGATAACATGCAGATCTCTAATGGTGGCAATATCACGTTTCACAAATGACTGCAGGGCTCTCTCATGCTCATGCAAGGTCCGCGACTATGGCACTTGTTTTAAATAGTTAAACAAAATTAACTCAAAGAAAAATCTCATGTTGCAAATATGTTGGCCCCTAGATTATATGTCAGCGTCTCACTGGTACCTGAGACAACACCTTCCTCAACAACGCAGccctttaatgttgtttttagtcTCAATTCAACCTGGTCTGCCTGAGTGTCTGTACTCGCGTCCTCTTCGCACCTGTACTATGATACCCAGCACTTGATAATACATAAAGATTAATGAGAGAAACCATGTTTATCCTTTAACCACTGTGGTTTCTGGAGTTGTGACTTACCTTGAGCCATTTGTCGTAGGTGAAGAGGCAGAACGGCACCAGGGGGTAGCCCATGAAGAGCCAGTGAATAAACTGCTGGACTACATAGATGAGCGGGTAGAGTGCGCTGTTGGCCACTTTTGACAGCAAGGGACTGTCCCTCACTAGTGTCAGggcctgtcacacacacacacacacacattccacaATGGTTATAATATTAAACAAACTGATGCCAAATTGTGACTGCCGTCAATATCTAATTATAAATACACTCAGCCTTGAGGTGCATTTAATCAGTGGTGTTTTGCCTGATTGAATTCCACATCGGGTTTATATGAggctgacaaaacaaaagataactcttttttttatcaacaaaatAAGCATTCAAGAAGTAAACAACAAATTTACCACTGACTGAAATAAACACCCATGTGGTTTGAGCTGCCGgcataaaatcatttttaggcTCCCCATCTCTACGCTCTGCCCTCCATCTGTAGCGtacctgtctctctacagtgaTAATGAAGAACTCCATAGAGAAGCACAAGAAGTATCCGGAGTGAAGGCCATGCCATATTGTCAAAAACAACAGCGTGGTCACATGGGACAGGGTTTTATTGCCCAGGAACTTCAAGCGCTTGAACACATgcctaaaaaacaaaattaaaagaaaacaaatcaaacagagTTTCATAACAAATCTGGATAAAGACAGAAATACTTAATACATCAGCTATCACTGTCTGCATGGCAAGCTCTCACTCACCTGGAAGTTGATGTTGCATAGCAACTCGGgttaatattaaacatttaaacaacttTACGAGGTATTCATCAGTTCAATGGTGGCCCAGACTAGTTTTATAATATCTTAGACAAGTGCAGGTGCACACATATCACATGTTGAATTCCCAAAccagtgttatttttttcatatcgCTCATTTTTGACAAGCTGCAATGGTGCATAAGCTTTAGAGAGCAGACAAAAAAGAACATATGGTATAACCGATTAAAAAAAGCCTTGCTTGTGGCCTTTAAGACATCcatatgcttcaaacaaagagCTTGTCAAATCATTGAGGAGCGTTTTTGCAATCCCCTTCTCCCCACAGCTTTACGGTGTCAGAATTGGGTGGCTGTGTCTGACAATTTTAGCAACTTCTTGAAAATGACAATCTGGGTAGTTCACCCTCTTCCCCCCATCTGGTTTCCCAGATGTGTGTAATCTACTGTCcaaatgtgtatgtgttaacCCCACTTGTACGATTGTACGATATGACAGTGGACTTTTTCGACCCATCTTTGAATGTGAAACAGCTAGAAACACTTTTGACCTGTATAGACAACACTTTGTTTAACTACTTTGTTTGAAGCCTACTGAGCTCTTGAGGAGTTTCTTCCTCTCACCAGCTAGTCGAACCTCTCTGATACATACAGCACTGGTTTCTgctttactgtactgtattttgtatGAATGAACACTTGAAATTCCTCACAAAAGCTGCTATGGAGCCATGCTTCCAGAAGAACAAAGCTTAGTAAAAATGGTATCAAAATTTAATTCATGAAGCTTCTGCTGGAGAACTTTTTGACAAATCTTGAACACCTCCCTCCCGCTGTCTCTTGATGTTAAAAAACACAGTGGAGAGAAGCTTTGGAAAGAGATATTAGGCTACTCCTCCTCAAGCAATGCCACATATTACGTATTGGATTGAATTGTCTTTCTCTTCTACTTCACAATTATCACTAAAGTGAATAATTAACTTTTACAACACCACTTTGACTACGAGCTGGAGAACTTCAGAGATTTCCTGCTGGACACTGACCTGGCAACCCAGGCGTTTGTGTTGATGTTGAAAGAAGCGATGGTTCCTCCAAAGAGTGGCGTGGTTTCAAACATCCACACTTTCATATTGGCACAGGCGTCCCACTGGTGCGTACCATCTATTACACCATTATAGCCAAGCCCAGATAGTACACATACACCCTCCTGTAAAAAACGAAACACAAGTGTCATTAGCTCATTTTACATCACACCATAAAGCACGACAACCAGATAAACTGGGACTGCATTCATTTATGCTTATCAGGGtgtgccattaaaaaaaaaaaaaaaatcaaatcatgtGATGAATCAGTGTATGAGAAGGTATGAAGGTGGTGTTTCAATGTTAATTACTCCCACAGACAGTGTGTATATGCAGTTTAATAtaagaaattatatttaaagaaCCAAATGAGCAGGTCGTTAGCTGCCTGCCATCAGGACACCCTCTTATTATTAGACTTGTGAACCACATTTCATGCAAATATTCGTAGATGAAGACACCACTTACCGCTATAACCCAACAGCTGACATATTTATACAAAATTACTTTAGCCCAGAGCAGAATAAAGACACAGCGATACCAGAACGGTTGAGCCTGCGGAAAAGACATGAATATACGTTTTAGACAATGAAACAGACTTTGACTTGTCTCATATGTGTACACAGTGATTTTCAATTATATTGCCATTCTCACCTCATACTCGTCTGTTAAGTAGTAGTTGTCTGGGTAATAAGGactaaatactgtatatatcacgAGGCAGACAAAACCCAGACCAAACCTCTTCATAGCTGGTATAACACTGGGAGagaatgaaatgagaaaaataaaaacacgaGAAGGAAataatgtcttatttttatGCTAGAAATACTAAGTTAGTCTTTGAGCTCTACTTTTTCTGTTCATCACCAGGCTCTTTTACCTGTTAGGAGGCTTTCCAGGGCAGTCGGTGAGCTCCCCTGCCACCAGCCTCTGGTAGCTGCGCATCGTAAACTGGGGCCCCACCAGGAAGCCTCCATAGAAGTAGGAAAAGCCGCACACCTCGAGCAGAGAGGGCACAGACGACAGAGCTCCAGCCTTCTGCTCTGAGCTCAGCTGGGACTAAGATTTAGGATAGCGATAGAAAGAAGAGATGAGgaagagaacagaaacagaaacggATATAGAAGGCATTTTAAAAGCATATTAATGAGCTTGTGTTATTATCTAGTTACAGATGGATCTTTTAAAATTTGACCACAATCTAGATTGACCACAAACTCAATACGGCTGCATAATATACTGGCATTAACTGGCATTTAACTGCAGGCTGTAAACAGAGTTATTTCTATGAACTGAGGAGTGACCCCTTGGCATTCATTTCAAACACTCTGGATACTCTGTAATGAGATCAACCAGGTGAGAGCAGATTTACAGGTTTTTACACAGATaacaagagaaaacagaatGACAAGcacagcacaaaacacattagaataaaaatgacataacGCAACAGAAAAGGGCAACTAACAGCTGTCAGAGATGTGTCAGAAAGAAACCAAACACAGGTGAGCAAAGTCAAAGAAATACACCTTAACAGAGGTTACATGACaacatatactgtttatactaaCGTAACTATGTCTTTAATAACTTTGGTTGTGTTATGTCATTGTCTGTAATGTTATAAATGAATGAGCCGGACTGCTTCATAGTAGTAATGGATTGAATAACTTTTGTATCAATGTGATGAAGTGAGGTGGGTATCCAGtcttttactgtactgtatctgGTTACAGTTTCTCAACTTAAAGGACTGTTATCACAATAGATACTGATGTTGTGATACATTATTACATAATCCATGGTTAACAATTACTAAGCCTCTGCTGACTTTTCCTCGCCTTTCGTTTTGTTATGTTTTCCCTTCTGTTTCTCCTTCCCATAGCCTCTGATAGAAAAGATAGATGAAATACAAATAGGAAATTGCTGAGCTGACTGAGGC
This sequence is a window from Thunnus thynnus chromosome 10, fThuThy2.1, whole genome shotgun sequence. Protein-coding genes within it:
- the lpcat3 gene encoding lysophospholipid acyltransferase 5 isoform X3; its protein translation is MLRLMGRTVTTVLSSFTFQMVYLLAGYYYTATEEYDIKWTMPHCVLTLKLIGLSFDYFDGGKEPSQLSSEQKAGALSSVPSLLEVCGFSYFYGGFLVGPQFTMRSYQRLVAGELTDCPGKPPNSVIPAMKRFGLGFVCLVIYTVFSPYYPDNYYLTDEYEAQPFWYRCVFILLWAKVILYKYVSCWVIAEGVCVLSGLGYNGVIDGTHQWDACANMKVWMFETTPLFGGTIASFNINTNAWVARHVFKRLKFLGNKTLSHVTTLLFLTIWHGLHSGYFLCFSMEFFIITVERQALTLVRDSPLLSKVANSALYPLIYVVQQFIHWLFMGYPLVPFCLFTYDKWLKVYSSVYFCGHLFFLVAFLIMPYLRKALVPPRERSPKKQD
- the lpcat3 gene encoding lysophospholipid acyltransferase 5 isoform X2, with translation MAAPLMEKLSESLGSPEPAVRLILSILIGYPCALLYRRFLFHQPAAVIHLFHTFSGLALAAFNFGCQIYHSAVCILVQFLMLRLMGRTVTTVLSSFTFQMVYLLAGYYYTATEEYDIKWTMPHCVLTLKLIGLSFDYFDGGKEPSQLSSEQKAGALSSVPSLLEVCGFSYFYGGFLVGPQFTMRSYQRLVAGELTDCPGKPPNSVIPAMKRFGLGFVCLVIYTVFSPYYPDNYYLTDEYEAQPFWYRCVFILLWAKVILYKYVSCWVIAEGVCVLSGLGYNGVIDGTHQWDACANMKVWMFETTPLFGGTIASFNINTNAWVARHVFKRLKFLGNKTLSHVTTLLFLTIWHGLHSGYFLCFSMEFFIITVERQALTLVRDSPLLSKVANSALYPLIYVVQQFIHWLFMGYPLVPFCLFTYDKWLKSCLHWHHHWVDGLV
- the lpcat3 gene encoding lysophospholipid acyltransferase 5 isoform X1; translated protein: MAAPLMEKLSESLGSPEPAVRLILSILIGYPCALLYRRFLFHQPAAVIHLFHTFSGLALAAFNFGCQIYHSAVCILVQFLMLRLMGRTVTTVLSSFTFQMVYLLAGYYYTATEEYDIKWTMPHCVLTLKLIGLSFDYFDGGKEPSQLSSEQKAGALSSVPSLLEVCGFSYFYGGFLVGPQFTMRSYQRLVAGELTDCPGKPPNSVIPAMKRFGLGFVCLVIYTVFSPYYPDNYYLTDEYEAQPFWYRCVFILLWAKVILYKYVSCWVIAEGVCVLSGLGYNGVIDGTHQWDACANMKVWMFETTPLFGGTIASFNINTNAWVARHVFKRLKFLGNKTLSHVTTLLFLTIWHGLHSGYFLCFSMEFFIITVERQALTLVRDSPLLSKVANSALYPLIYVVQQFIHWLFMGYPLVPFCLFTYDKWLKVYSSVYFCGHLFFLVAFLIMPYLRKALVPPRERSPKKQD